From one Mya arenaria isolate MELC-2E11 chromosome 4, ASM2691426v1 genomic stretch:
- the LOC128230942 gene encoding centromere protein J-like → MEKNSPELSVYYYAENKSTHTAYPDGLEILQFSNEQTEKLYPDGTKEITFPDQTVKYIFPNGSEESIFPDGTVIRLEKNGNKTMEFPNGQREIHTQEYKSREYPDGTVKTVYPDGRQETRYSNGRLRVKDNDGNIVVDRLC, encoded by the exons atggaaaagAATAGTCCCGAGTTGTCT gTTTACTACTATGCTGAGAACAAAAGTACACACACGGCATACCCTGATGGGTTGGAAATACTGCAATTTTCTAA TGAGCAAACAGAGAAGCTGTACCCAGATGGTACCAAGGAGATCACATTCCCTGACCAGACTGTCAAATACATCTTTCCAAATGGCTCTGAGGAGAGTATTTTCCCGGACGGCACAGTGATACGACTGGAGAAGAATGGGAATAAAACTATGGAGTTCCCGAATGGGCAGCGGGAAATACACACACAGGAGTACAAG AGTCGGGAATACCCAGACGGCACAGTTAAGACAGTTTACCCGGACGGGCGCCAGGAAACGCGTTACTCTAATGGGAGATTAAGGGTGAAGGACAATGATGGCAATATCGTGGTGGACAGGCTGTGCTGA